The Fuscovulum sp. sequence ATGACCTTGATCACATCGCCACCCGCTTTGGCGTGAGCTTTGAACAGGCCTGCCACCGCGCCACCACCCTGCAACGCGAAGGCGCGCTTGGGGTGCCGTTCTTCTTCATGCGGATCGACAAGGGCGGTAACGTGACGAAGCGGTTCAATGCCACGGGGTTCCATCTGGCCGAACATGGCGGCGCCTGCCCGCGGCTGGATGTGCATACCAGTTTCCGCACGCCGGGGCGGATCGTGCCGCAGTTTGTGGAAATGCCGGACCGGTCGCAGTTCTTTGTGTTTTCGCGCACGGTGGACCGCCCCACCTGGATGCGCCACGCGCAAGACAACCGCCTTGCCGTGGCGATGGGCTGCGCCATCGAACACGCGCCCGAGATTGGCTATGCCGAGGCGTTTTCCGTGACTGGCGCGCGGATGACGCCGGTTGGCATCAACTGCCGCATCTGCCCAAGGTCGGGCTGCGATCAGCGCGCGCATCAGGCGGTGGTGTTGTCGCAGCCTGTCGATGAAAAGCGGCGGGGCGCGACGCGGTTCGAGGTGTGAACCGCTACCACATCGTTCCTGCGGCTCGACTGGCCCAGCCCGCATCATAGGTGGCCCCGTCGATCTGGCCTTCCGTCGCCTCGGCCAGCATTTGGCCGACGCTGGGCAGACCCTCGGATTGATCGCCCGCCGTCCATAGCCCCGCGCGCACCACGGCGCGGGCGCATTGGGAATATACCTCGGCCACGTCGATCACGATCACCGTGCGTGGCTGCACCCCGCCCCGGTCAAACCGCGCGCGAAGGGTGGCGTCGGCGGTCAGCCGGGCGGTGCCGTTCACGCGCAGCAGGTTTTTCCAGCCGGGGATCAGGAAGCACAGGCTGACCCGCCCGTCGCGGACGATGTTGCGCAGGCTGTCGATGCGTTCATTCCCCTTCCAGTCGGGCAGGGCGAGCGTCCGGTCATCCAACACGGCCACCACCGGGCCGTCATCGCCGCGCGGGCTGCCATCGGTGCCTTCCGGCCCCACGGTGGTAAGGATGCAGAACCGGCTGCGTTCGATCACCGTTCGGTAGCTGGGCGTCAGGTGCGGCACGACCTTGCGGATCGCCGGATCGGCCGGCGTGCCATACTGCGCGTGCAGCGCGTCAAGCGATGTGATGAAATCCATGGTTGCGGCCTTTGAAAGCGGGCTTTGGCAAATGCAGGCGGGCAGCCATCAGGCGGCTTTGGAATAGGTGAAACCTGCCTCGGCCATCAGCTTGTCGGACCGGCCTTCGATCACGCGT is a genomic window containing:
- a CDS encoding pyridoxamine 5'-phosphate oxidase family protein, whose translation is MDFITSLDALHAQYGTPADPAIRKVVPHLTPSYRTVIERSRFCILTTVGPEGTDGSPRGDDGPVVAVLDDRTLALPDWKGNERIDSLRNIVRDGRVSLCFLIPGWKNLLRVNGTARLTADATLRARFDRGGVQPRTVIVIDVAEVYSQCARAVVRAGLWTAGDQSEGLPSVGQMLAEATEGQIDGATYDAGWASRAAGTMW